One window of Botrimarina mediterranea genomic DNA carries:
- the tgt gene encoding tRNA guanosine(34) transglycosylase Tgt, giving the protein MHSVRYEPLGVDPTGARRGRLHTPHGTVELPTFMPVGTVGGVKCVDVERLEGTGAQMVLGNTFHLALRPGGDTVEKLGGLHAISGWQGPMLTDSGGFQVFSLADARKVDERGVRFKSHVNGDIIDLTPERSVQIQEQLGADVAMQLDEVVQLPSPPEVVRSAMDRSIRWAERCIAAKTRQDQSLFGIVQGGLDPEMRRLSAEGLVALDMAGYAIGGLSVGEPAADMYRTIEFTEPLLPKEKPRYLMGVGTPDDLLESVQRGVDMFDCVMPTRNGRNGLAFTYRGPVRLKNAVHQHDQRPLEADCPCVGCRRHSRGYLRHLFMAGEMLGGILLSIHNLTFYQRLMAGARAAIEAESYAEYKRACQAGWAKKPNAESGMRNAE; this is encoded by the coding sequence ATGCACTCCGTCCGCTACGAACCCCTAGGCGTCGATCCCACCGGCGCGCGACGGGGACGGCTCCACACGCCGCATGGGACGGTCGAGCTGCCGACGTTTATGCCCGTCGGCACTGTTGGCGGGGTGAAGTGTGTGGATGTCGAGCGGCTTGAAGGGACCGGCGCCCAGATGGTGCTGGGGAACACGTTCCACCTCGCGCTACGGCCCGGCGGCGACACGGTCGAGAAGCTCGGCGGCCTGCACGCCATCTCAGGATGGCAGGGCCCGATGCTCACCGATTCGGGGGGCTTCCAAGTCTTCAGCCTCGCCGACGCCCGCAAGGTGGACGAACGCGGCGTGCGGTTCAAGTCGCACGTCAACGGCGACATCATCGACCTGACGCCCGAGCGGTCGGTCCAGATCCAAGAGCAGCTCGGCGCGGACGTGGCGATGCAGCTCGACGAGGTCGTGCAGCTCCCCTCGCCGCCCGAGGTGGTCCGCTCGGCCATGGACCGCAGCATCCGCTGGGCCGAGCGCTGCATCGCCGCAAAAACCAGACAAGATCAGTCGCTGTTCGGCATTGTCCAGGGGGGCCTCGACCCCGAAATGCGGCGGCTCTCGGCCGAGGGGCTGGTGGCGCTCGACATGGCGGGCTACGCCATTGGCGGCCTGAGCGTCGGCGAACCAGCGGCCGACATGTACCGGACGATCGAGTTCACCGAGCCGCTGCTCCCTAAGGAAAAACCCCGCTACCTGATGGGCGTCGGGACGCCAGACGACCTCCTCGAGTCGGTCCAGCGGGGCGTCGATATGTTCGACTGCGTGATGCCGACGCGCAACGGGCGCAACGGCTTGGCGTTCACCTACAGGGGCCCGGTGCGGCTCAAGAACGCCGTTCACCAGCACGACCAGCGGCCACTGGAGGCGGACTGCCCCTGCGTCGGCTGCCGCCGCCACAGCCGGGGCTACCTGCGACACCTGTTTATGGCGGGCGAAATGCTCGGCGGCATCCTGCTGTCGATCCACAACCTGACCTTCTACCAACGCCTCATGGCCGGCGCCCGAGCCGCCATCGAAGCGGAAAGCTACGCCGAGTACAAGCGGGCGTGTCAGGCCGGGTGGGCGAAAAAGCCAAATGCGGAGAGCGGAATGCGGAATGCGGAATGA
- a CDS encoding heme-binding protein: MRTLSDWSLSILVGTAAIALFASVGQAAEKVERRSTSEKVSAWLADLPAAAAELEPYSPAREVIEAGELDKARAMLSFRPRAEAPLPEGFPSFTPVGVIEVKEYPAYRRAVGPSFWTLFQHIQKQQIPMTAPVEMNRAPGANGDGAMAFLYQNTGVGERGEIDGVEIEDVPATTVVSLGFRGGLNDRQVAESAQRLKDWLAGQSKYRAAKEPEMRVFGYNGPQVPERDRYGEVQILLKPAAP, from the coding sequence ATGCGTACGCTTAGCGACTGGTCACTGTCCATCTTGGTAGGGACCGCGGCGATAGCCTTGTTTGCGAGTGTCGGCCAAGCGGCGGAGAAAGTTGAGCGCCGATCGACCTCAGAGAAGGTCTCAGCCTGGCTGGCCGACCTTCCCGCTGCCGCTGCCGAACTCGAGCCGTACAGCCCGGCCCGCGAAGTGATCGAGGCGGGTGAACTCGATAAGGCGAGAGCGATGCTCTCTTTCCGGCCTCGCGCCGAGGCGCCACTGCCAGAGGGGTTCCCGTCCTTCACGCCAGTTGGCGTGATCGAGGTGAAAGAGTATCCGGCGTACCGTAGAGCGGTTGGTCCTTCTTTCTGGACGCTCTTCCAACACATCCAGAAGCAGCAGATTCCGATGACCGCGCCGGTCGAGATGAACCGAGCGCCGGGCGCCAACGGCGATGGCGCCATGGCGTTTCTCTACCAAAACACTGGCGTCGGAGAACGCGGTGAAATCGATGGTGTTGAAATCGAAGATGTCCCAGCAACGACCGTCGTCTCGCTTGGATTCCGCGGCGGCTTGAACGATCGGCAGGTCGCCGAGTCCGCGCAACGCCTAAAGGATTGGCTCGCAGGCCAGTCCAAGTACCGCGCGGCGAAGGAACCCGAGATGCGCGTGTTCGGCTACAACGGTCCGCAGGTCCCAGAGCGAGATCGCTACGGAGAGGTGCAGATTCTGCTCAAGCCGGCGGCTCCGTGA
- the yajC gene encoding preprotein translocase subunit YajC: MSPLFPPLIASATNAVSSVVVPPWLLLAQDGGGGAAAPNPLLTMLPLLAMGLLAYFLFIVPQRTKQKQFQTMIDNLKENDRIVTTGGLHGVITSVQRDAGRLTLRVDDTTGAKVRVSLWAVDSIVTDDK, encoded by the coding sequence GTGTCGCCGCTCTTTCCGCCGTTGATCGCATCCGCCACAAACGCCGTTAGTTCGGTGGTGGTTCCCCCGTGGCTTTTACTCGCCCAGGATGGCGGCGGTGGCGCGGCAGCGCCGAACCCGCTGCTGACCATGTTGCCGCTGTTGGCGATGGGTCTGTTGGCCTACTTCCTGTTCATCGTCCCCCAGCGGACGAAGCAGAAGCAGTTCCAGACGATGATCGACAACCTCAAAGAGAACGATCGGATCGTCACCACCGGCGGGCTTCACGGCGTGATCACAAGCGTTCAGCGCGACGCCGGCCGGCTGACCCTGCGGGTCGATGACACGACGGGCGCCAAGGTCCGCGTCTCGCTGTGGGCCGTCGATAGCATCGTCACCGACGACAAGTAA
- a CDS encoding DNA-directed RNA polymerase subunit alpha C-terminal domain-containing protein, with the protein MTALDTDIKQAIVSTAAFGPREIEQITATIAANYSKYGELKEAVQELESQPSRTPAASAKLGVCLYMLGRYSQAIEVLTKADGGALTHFYLGKSKLALDKYEEAVSAYESAGRAGYDKDIVNLAKAEALRYSGDAKGALAVLDGLSGAVEQTAEYLYQRSATVQALAGNPEEVVALLERAVAADSTHAGSLFGLALENDRRGNDDYARNLYEKAAQQFPTHVGTLLNLGILYEDVEQYERAKGCYQRILDVYPAHERARLFFKDADGSRDMFYDEEARRQQDRMSQVLSIPVTDFELSVRSRNCLQRMGVMTLGDLTETTEQELLSSKNFGETSLIEIREMLNSKGLELGQFAHQKREQEPSFRAEDMSPDERALLDRPISDLSLSVRARKCMVRLGLTTVGELLRRTPDDLLECKNFGVTSLNEVREKLTAHGLKLRGEA; encoded by the coding sequence ATGACGGCTCTCGACACGGATATCAAGCAGGCTATCGTCTCCACCGCCGCCTTCGGGCCACGTGAGATCGAGCAGATCACCGCGACAATCGCCGCCAACTACAGCAAGTACGGCGAACTGAAAGAGGCCGTTCAGGAGCTTGAGTCCCAGCCCAGCCGCACGCCGGCCGCCTCGGCGAAGCTCGGCGTCTGCCTCTATATGCTCGGCCGCTATTCGCAGGCGATCGAGGTGCTCACGAAGGCCGACGGCGGCGCCCTGACGCACTTCTACCTGGGCAAGTCCAAGCTCGCCCTCGACAAGTACGAGGAAGCCGTCTCCGCCTACGAGTCCGCTGGGCGGGCGGGTTACGACAAGGACATCGTCAACCTCGCCAAGGCCGAGGCCCTCCGCTACTCGGGCGACGCCAAGGGCGCCCTGGCGGTTCTTGACGGCCTCTCCGGCGCCGTGGAGCAGACCGCCGAGTACCTCTACCAGCGTTCGGCCACGGTCCAGGCCCTGGCCGGCAACCCCGAAGAGGTGGTCGCCCTGCTGGAACGCGCCGTCGCCGCCGACTCGACCCACGCCGGCTCGCTATTCGGCCTGGCGCTCGAGAACGACCGCCGTGGCAACGACGATTACGCACGCAACCTCTACGAGAAGGCCGCCCAGCAGTTCCCCACGCACGTCGGCACGCTGCTGAATCTCGGTATCCTCTACGAGGACGTCGAGCAGTACGAGCGGGCCAAGGGCTGCTACCAGCGGATCCTCGACGTTTACCCCGCCCACGAGCGCGCCCGGCTGTTCTTCAAGGACGCCGACGGCAGCCGCGACATGTTCTACGACGAGGAGGCCCGTCGTCAGCAGGACCGCATGTCGCAGGTGCTGTCGATCCCGGTCACCGACTTCGAACTCTCGGTCCGCAGCCGCAACTGCCTGCAGCGGATGGGCGTGATGACCCTCGGCGACCTGACCGAGACGACCGAGCAAGAGTTGCTCTCCAGCAAGAACTTCGGCGAGACCTCGCTAATCGAAATCCGCGAGATGCTCAACTCGAAGGGTCTGGAGCTCGGCCAGTTCGCCCACCAGAAGCGCGAGCAAGAGCCTTCTTTCCGCGCCGAGGACATGTCGCCGGACGAGCGGGCCCTCTTGGACCGCCCGATCTCCGACCTCAGCCTCTCGGTCCGTGCCCGCAAGTGCATGGTCCGCCTCGGCCTGACGACCGTTGGCGAGCTGCTCCGCCGCACGCCCGACGACCTGCTGGAGTGCAAGAACTTCGGCGTCACGAGCCTCAACGAGGTCCGCGAAAAGCTCACCGCCCACGGCCTAAAGCTCCGCGGCGAGGCCTAA
- the msrB gene encoding peptide-methionine (R)-S-oxide reductase MsrB: MKSLLVLIGAALASFAVVAVFADNAASEEQGAKPAATAESAAAEAAPSAAVEEKPARRSRKSMALEPLPPDTDWEKVDWVSRLTPMQFRVTRQAHTEQPFRNEFWNNKKPGEYRCVNCDQLLFTSKTKFESGCGWPSFWLPVTDDVITEHPDYTLNMQRIETRCARCAAHLGHVFNDGPRPTGLRYCINSASLRFVSAKDVKAAKGDASGAIEKAAPVKSR; this comes from the coding sequence ATGAAATCGCTCTTGGTACTGATCGGCGCCGCGCTGGCGTCGTTTGCTGTGGTCGCCGTGTTTGCCGACAACGCGGCGAGTGAAGAACAAGGCGCGAAGCCCGCGGCGACGGCCGAGTCCGCCGCGGCTGAGGCGGCGCCCTCGGCGGCGGTTGAAGAGAAACCGGCGCGCCGCTCGAGGAAGTCGATGGCCCTCGAGCCGCTGCCGCCCGACACCGACTGGGAGAAGGTGGATTGGGTGTCGCGACTGACGCCGATGCAGTTCCGCGTCACCCGCCAAGCGCACACCGAGCAACCCTTCCGCAATGAGTTCTGGAACAACAAGAAGCCAGGCGAGTACCGCTGTGTGAATTGCGACCAGTTGCTGTTCACCTCGAAGACCAAGTTCGAGTCGGGCTGTGGCTGGCCGAGCTTCTGGCTGCCGGTCACCGACGACGTCATCACCGAGCACCCCGATTACACCCTGAACATGCAGCGCATCGAGACGCGCTGCGCCCGCTGCGCGGCGCACCTGGGGCATGTCTTCAACGACGGCCCCCGTCCGACGGGTTTGCGCTACTGCATCAACTCGGCGTCGCTGCGATTTGTATCCGCCAAGGACGTGAAAGCGGCGAAAGGCGATGCGTCAGGAGCAATCGAGAAGGCGGCGCCCGTTAAGTCTCGCTGA
- the metH gene encoding methionine synthase, protein MPLDAVKDQTDLLRSLMAERVLLLDGATGTQTQALGIGEAEVRGERFAEHHKDLKNFGDLLCITKPEAVLTIHRRYLEAGSDIVETNTFGASPVGMLDFEFAEAGHDNLALCREINTAAIRLAKQACAEFTEKNPDKPRFVAGSIGPTSKQMAISTQVEDASFRGTTFDEMVQSYYVQTQAMVEAGVDILLAETAIDTLNLKACLFAFKKYFEDAGVRVPVMVSGSFDKAGGTFVSGQTVEAFWNSLSHFPMLSIGMNCALGPDVMRPHLEELQRVATVPISCHPNAGLPNEMGQFDMTPAIMAKLVGDFADQGWVNIVGGCCGSGPEHIAAIAARVKDSKPHKRTVVPARLRLSGTQPMELRPDSTFLMIGERTNVTGSKKFARLIKEENYDEAIEVAREQVANGANIVDVNMDEGLLDSEAVMTKFLRLIAGEGDIAAVPVMIDSSKWSVLEAGLQAVQGKAIVNSISLKDGEQEFLRRAGLCRSYGAAAVVMAFDEEGQAADEDNKVRICKRAYDLLTKPVEEGGAGFPAEDIIFDPNILTVATGIEEHNNYAVDFINATRRIKQECPGAKVSGGVSNISFSFRGNDVVREAMHSAFLYHAIAAGLDMGIVNAGQLAVYDEIDPKLKELVEDVLLNRRPDATERLVDFAESVKGQGGAKAVEDESWRQEPVEERLKHALIKGIVKYVEEDTEEARQKYPKCLNVIEGPLMDGMSVVGDLFGAGKMFLPQVVKSARVMKKSVAYLLPFMEAEKEEGDTSSTRGKVLMATVKGDVHDIGKNIVGVVLGCNNFEVIDLGVMCSAEKILEVAQQEQVDVVGLSGLITPSLDEMVHVAREMQRLGMKTPLLIGGATTSAKHTAVKIAPHYNTDNGGGVVHVLDASRSVGVVEKLLSAEAKSAFQADNTKLQVDLVASYNKRQQVSLVPYAQAKAKRLETDWATVDIPTPEFVGVRKLEDFPLTELREFIDWSPFFQTWELRGKYPRIFEDEVVGVEAKKLFKDANELLDKVIAESLLTARGVYGFFPANADGEDIVIYSDNSRTTERCRFHCLRQQWERKGQTDFRSLVDYIAPIGSVDSKGEARQDYLGAFAVTAGLGCDKLAAEFNADHDDYNSIMIKAIADRLAEAFAECLHRRARVEWGYGKDESLSNEDLIKERYRGIRPAPGYPSQPDHTEKPTLFNLLDATAATGIELTESYAMFPAASVSGLYFAHPEARYFAVDRLTRDQVEDYAKRKGMKLAEVERWLSPNLGYDPQ, encoded by the coding sequence ATGCCGCTCGACGCCGTTAAGGACCAAACCGACCTGCTCCGTTCGCTGATGGCCGAGCGGGTGCTGTTGCTCGACGGCGCCACGGGGACGCAGACCCAGGCCCTAGGGATTGGCGAGGCCGAGGTCCGTGGCGAACGGTTTGCGGAACACCACAAGGACCTCAAGAACTTCGGCGACCTGCTCTGCATCACCAAGCCCGAGGCCGTCCTGACGATCCACCGCCGTTACCTGGAGGCGGGCTCCGATATCGTCGAGACGAACACGTTCGGCGCGAGCCCCGTCGGCATGCTCGACTTCGAGTTTGCTGAAGCCGGGCACGACAACCTCGCCCTCTGCCGCGAAATCAACACGGCCGCCATCCGTCTGGCGAAACAGGCATGCGCCGAGTTCACGGAGAAGAACCCGGACAAGCCGCGGTTCGTCGCCGGCTCGATCGGGCCCACCTCCAAGCAGATGGCGATCTCGACCCAGGTCGAGGACGCCAGCTTCCGCGGCACGACCTTCGATGAGATGGTCCAGTCGTACTACGTCCAGACCCAAGCGATGGTCGAGGCGGGCGTCGATATCCTGCTTGCCGAGACGGCGATCGACACGCTCAACCTCAAGGCGTGCCTGTTCGCGTTCAAGAAGTATTTCGAAGACGCCGGCGTCCGCGTGCCGGTGATGGTGTCGGGCTCGTTCGATAAGGCGGGCGGCACGTTCGTTTCGGGCCAGACAGTCGAGGCCTTCTGGAACTCGCTGTCGCACTTCCCGATGCTCTCGATCGGCATGAACTGCGCGCTGGGGCCGGACGTGATGCGGCCGCACTTAGAAGAGTTGCAGCGCGTAGCGACGGTGCCGATCAGTTGCCACCCGAACGCCGGCCTCCCCAACGAGATGGGCCAGTTCGACATGACGCCGGCGATCATGGCGAAGCTCGTGGGCGACTTCGCCGACCAGGGTTGGGTCAACATCGTCGGCGGCTGCTGCGGCTCGGGCCCCGAGCACATCGCCGCGATCGCCGCGCGCGTGAAGGATTCCAAACCGCACAAGCGAACGGTCGTCCCCGCCCGCTTGCGGCTTAGCGGCACCCAACCGATGGAGCTGCGCCCCGATTCAACGTTCCTGATGATCGGCGAGCGCACCAACGTCACCGGCAGCAAGAAGTTCGCCCGCCTCATCAAGGAAGAGAACTACGACGAGGCCATCGAAGTCGCGCGCGAGCAGGTCGCCAACGGCGCCAACATCGTTGACGTCAACATGGACGAGGGCCTGCTCGACTCCGAAGCCGTGATGACGAAGTTCCTCCGCCTGATTGCGGGCGAGGGGGACATCGCCGCGGTGCCGGTAATGATCGACTCCAGCAAGTGGTCGGTCCTCGAAGCGGGCCTCCAGGCGGTGCAGGGCAAAGCGATCGTCAACTCGATCAGCCTCAAGGACGGCGAGCAGGAGTTCCTGCGCCGCGCGGGGCTCTGTCGTTCGTACGGCGCCGCGGCGGTGGTGATGGCGTTTGATGAAGAGGGCCAGGCCGCCGACGAGGACAACAAGGTCCGCATCTGCAAGCGCGCCTACGACCTGCTCACCAAGCCCGTCGAAGAGGGGGGCGCCGGCTTCCCGGCCGAAGACATCATCTTCGACCCCAACATCCTCACCGTCGCCACGGGCATTGAGGAGCACAACAACTACGCCGTCGATTTCATCAACGCCACGCGCCGTATTAAGCAGGAGTGCCCCGGCGCCAAGGTTTCCGGCGGCGTGTCGAACATCAGCTTCTCGTTCCGCGGCAACGACGTGGTGCGCGAGGCGATGCACTCGGCGTTCCTGTACCACGCGATCGCCGCGGGCCTCGACATGGGCATCGTCAACGCGGGGCAGCTCGCCGTTTACGATGAGATCGACCCCAAGCTCAAAGAGCTCGTCGAGGACGTGCTGCTCAACCGCCGACCCGACGCGACCGAGCGGTTGGTCGACTTCGCCGAGAGCGTCAAAGGCCAAGGGGGCGCGAAGGCCGTCGAGGACGAGTCGTGGCGTCAAGAACCCGTCGAAGAGCGGCTCAAGCACGCCCTCATCAAGGGCATCGTCAAGTACGTCGAAGAGGACACCGAAGAGGCCCGCCAGAAGTACCCCAAGTGCCTGAACGTCATCGAAGGCCCGCTGATGGACGGCATGAGCGTCGTCGGCGACTTGTTCGGCGCCGGCAAGATGTTCCTGCCGCAGGTGGTGAAGTCGGCGCGGGTGATGAAGAAGTCGGTCGCCTACCTGCTCCCCTTCATGGAGGCGGAGAAGGAAGAGGGCGACACCTCCAGCACGCGCGGCAAGGTCCTCATGGCCACCGTCAAGGGCGACGTCCACGACATCGGCAAGAACATCGTCGGCGTCGTGCTCGGCTGCAACAACTTCGAAGTCATCGACTTGGGCGTGATGTGCTCGGCCGAGAAGATTCTTGAAGTGGCGCAACAAGAGCAGGTCGATGTGGTCGGCCTCTCGGGCCTGATCACACCGAGCCTCGACGAGATGGTGCACGTCGCGCGCGAGATGCAGCGTCTGGGGATGAAGACGCCGCTGCTCATCGGAGGCGCCACCACCAGCGCCAAGCACACGGCCGTCAAGATCGCCCCGCATTACAACACGGACAACGGCGGCGGCGTCGTGCACGTGCTCGACGCGTCGCGCTCGGTAGGGGTTGTCGAGAAGCTGCTCAGCGCCGAAGCGAAGTCGGCCTTCCAAGCAGATAACACCAAGCTGCAAGTCGACTTGGTGGCGAGCTACAACAAGCGCCAACAAGTGTCGCTCGTGCCGTACGCCCAGGCGAAGGCGAAACGCTTGGAGACCGACTGGGCGACCGTCGATATCCCGACGCCGGAGTTCGTCGGCGTGCGGAAGCTCGAGGACTTCCCGCTCACCGAGCTGCGTGAGTTCATCGACTGGAGCCCGTTCTTCCAGACGTGGGAGCTGCGCGGCAAGTACCCGCGTATCTTCGAGGACGAGGTAGTCGGCGTCGAGGCGAAGAAGCTCTTTAAGGACGCCAACGAGCTCCTTGATAAAGTCATCGCCGAGAGCCTGCTCACCGCCCGTGGCGTCTACGGGTTCTTCCCCGCCAATGCCGACGGCGAGGACATCGTCATCTACTCGGACAACTCAAGGACGACGGAGCGCTGCCGGTTCCACTGCCTGCGTCAGCAATGGGAGCGGAAAGGCCAGACGGACTTCCGTTCGCTGGTCGATTACATCGCCCCGATCGGCAGTGTCGATTCGAAAGGCGAGGCTCGCCAGGACTACCTCGGCGCCTTCGCAGTGACGGCGGGCCTCGGTTGCGACAAGCTCGCCGCCGAGTTCAACGCCGACCACGACGACTACAACTCGATCATGATCAAGGCGATCGCCGACCGGCTCGCCGAGGCCTTCGCCGAGTGCCTGCATCGCCGCGCGCGTGTCGAATGGGGGTACGGCAAGGACGAGTCCCTCTCCAACGAAGACCTCATCAAAGAGCGCTACCGCGGCATCCGCCCGGCGCCCGGCTACCCGTCGCAGCCGGACCACACCGAGAAGCCGACTCTGTTCAATCTGTTGGACGCCACGGCGGCGACCGGCATTGAACTCACCGAGAGCTACGCGATGTTCCCCGCCGCGAGCGTCAGCGGACTCTACTTCGCCCACCCCGAGGCGCGGTACTTCGCCGTCGATCGGCTGACGCGCGATCAGGTCGAGGACTACGCCAAACGCAAGGGCATGAAGCTGGCCGAGGTCGAGCGCTGGTTATCGCCGAATCTGGGTTACGACCCGCAGTAG
- a CDS encoding alpha/beta hydrolase encodes MLRPVVLAIAIAIAFVATAVDAQTVYEYGPESSRQEGVPQGKVTTHEWRDSKVFPGTLRRYYVYVPAQYDGSDSRPAALMVFQDGHAYVSEDADFRAPLVFDNLIHEGAMPVTIGLFVDPGHKKDALPEKPGWNPQPENRSFEYDSLSPAYADFLLTELIPELRKTYKITDDPEGHAICGLSSGGICAFTAAWERPDAFRKVMSHIGSFTNIRGGHVYPALIRKPPRGEDKPLRVFLQDGSNDLDNVHGNWWLGNQQMASSLAFKGYDYKFVTGDGGHDGRHGGAIFPESLRWLWRDYKLPTE; translated from the coding sequence ATGCTTCGCCCCGTTGTTCTCGCCATCGCCATCGCAATCGCCTTCGTTGCCACGGCAGTCGACGCGCAAACCGTCTACGAGTACGGCCCCGAGTCTTCACGGCAGGAGGGCGTTCCGCAGGGCAAAGTCACGACGCACGAGTGGCGTGATAGCAAGGTCTTCCCCGGCACGTTGCGGCGTTACTACGTCTACGTCCCCGCGCAGTACGACGGCAGCGACTCAAGGCCCGCGGCGCTGATGGTGTTTCAGGACGGGCACGCCTACGTCAGCGAGGATGCCGACTTCCGCGCGCCGCTTGTCTTCGACAACCTGATCCACGAAGGCGCGATGCCGGTGACGATCGGCCTGTTCGTCGATCCGGGTCACAAGAAGGACGCGCTGCCGGAGAAGCCCGGCTGGAACCCGCAGCCGGAGAACCGCAGCTTCGAGTACGACTCGCTGTCGCCCGCTTATGCGGATTTCTTGCTCACCGAGTTGATCCCCGAGCTACGCAAGACGTACAAGATCACTGACGACCCCGAGGGCCACGCGATTTGCGGCCTTTCCAGTGGGGGCATCTGCGCCTTCACCGCGGCGTGGGAGCGGCCCGACGCTTTTCGCAAGGTGATGTCGCACATCGGCAGCTTCACCAACATCCGCGGCGGGCACGTCTATCCCGCCCTCATCCGCAAGCCGCCGCGGGGCGAAGACAAGCCGCTACGCGTCTTCTTGCAAGACGGCTCGAACGACCTCGACAACGTGCACGGCAATTGGTGGCTCGGCAATCAACAGATGGCCTCTTCGCTTGCCTTCAAGGGATACGACTACAAGTTCGTCACCGGCGACGGCGGCCACGACGGGCGGCATGGCGGGGCGATCTTTCCGGAATCGCTGCGGTGGCTGTGGCGAGACTATAAACTACCAACTGAGTAG